ctcTGTGCCCCAGATTGGGGGTCCTCAGGGAGAGTTGCCCAGGGCTGGGTGGGGACCCTGTGCCCCAGATGGAGGGAGGCGTCCCCAGGGAGGGTCGCCCATGGCTGGGTGAGGTTGGGGGGCTCTGTGCCCCAgatggggggtccccagggagggatGCTGGGTGGGGGGCTCCGTGCCCCAAGGgatggggggtccccagggagggatGCTGGGTGGGGGGCTCCGTGCCCCAAGGgatggggggtccccagggagggtCACCCACAGCAGGCGGGGCAGGACCCCTGCCCGAGCGGGCAGCGGGCGCCGTGCCCTgacctccccccttccccccccagctCTTCCCCCTGACCCTGAAGATCAGCGGGCTGGAGGCGATCCCGGGGGAGGGGGctccggaggggctgggggccatgGCCCACCGCCTCCAGCTCTTCCAGCGCCTGCTGGGCGGCCTGGCCACGGGCAGCCTGCCGCTGGCCCAGATCGCCAACGACATGGAGAACCTCCGCAGCCTCCTGGCCGCCCTGGCcgcccacctgggctgccccccgccccgccaccccccaggacccccggcaccccccggcctgCCCGACCTGCTGGCCGAGGCCCCCCACACCGCGGCCGGGCTGGCCCTGGCGCAGCTCCGCGTCTGCCTGGATGGCATCGCCGCCCGCCTCGACGGCCTCCCCGCCTGctagggacaccctggggaccctggccccgggggggggacactgggctgAGCCCCCATCCCAGGGCCGCCCTGTCCCCGCGCACCAGCACGGCCAGCCCGGCACAACCGGCACCAGAGAACTCCAGGCTCGCGATTTCCTCTTTTTCTACTACTgctattattactactactactattattattattattattattattattatttagtatttgtatttatttctcccacgttaatttaaaataaagccagTTTTGCAGCAGCCCTCTGTCACGTCTCCAACGACCCCGCTCGGCTCTGGGGTGGGTGCGAGCCGCCAGCCCCCGCGGGCAGGCTGGGTGCCGGTGTCACCATGGCCAGGCTCCCCAAGgagccggggctcggggggggaggcaaagggtgtccccagggacgtgcggggcagggagggacaaATCAAACCCCAAATATCACCCGTGGGGTGAGCTGAGCTGccccaacccccccaggaccctgtgGCTTCACCGGTGGGTGGCTCAGCTCCAGCCACAGCGCAGCCGCGGGGCCcaggggatggggggaccccCCTGCAAACCACAGCGatgccccaggctggagcagggacccCCAAAGGAGGAGGGTGTCCCCCCGCTATGAGCCCAGCGGCTGGGGACAAGGGACCTTGGGGACACGGGAGCGCGCGAGGACGTGGCACCGGCTGACTCAGGCCCCGGCGGCTCCGCCATGGTTTACGAGCCGGATGGCGGCTTCGCGGctcggcccccccggcccggtgTGACCCCAGCACCCTCCGGCTGCCGGGGAGACGTGGGGACACACGTGCCGGGGAGGTGGGCTCGGAGTCCCCcagtcccatggggtggggggcacccaccctGCCGGACCCGGGGTCAGGggtcccggggctggggcagcgctgGGTCCCCGTGGCCCGGGCGCACGTCGCTCACGCCGCGGTGCTGCCGGCCAGGTGAGGCCGGCCTGGCCCCGAGCCCCGGCACGGCCGCGGCGGCCGCTGACTCAGCCGGGACCCCGCTGGCCCCCCGCCAAACCGTGTGCTGAGCGGCACGGGCACCCGCCCTGGCGCTGACCCACGGGACCCCGACCCCATGGCATGGGGCTGACCCACGGGACCCCGACCCCGCGGGCACCCGGCGTGGGGCTGACCCACGGGACCCCGAGCCCGCGGGCACCAGGCGTGGGGCCGACCCACAGGTCCCCAACTCCTGCCCCCCCATCCTCCCACAGGCAACTGGGGCactgatccccccccccccccggtgggacccccccaaggcTACAGGGACCTTCTCACTCCCCTCCACTCCCTTCACTTTCCGTGTCCCCCCCAGTCTTAAGCAATGAGGCACCCCAAACACGGCTCcgacccccccctgccccgggggcaccCCCTCCCTTGTGCCCCCACCCTCCACCCTCCCTtgtgccccccccaaccccatcccgCCCCACAGCGCCCTGAGCCGCCCAGCCTggcccagggtggggggggctcgggtgggggttcaggggggctgggggtgatgcCCAGAGGATTCTTCCTCCAAAaacctttttattaaaatatattcctaTGTTTTTACAACACCCTGTCGCTGACAAGGCGGAGGGGTGCTGCTGCGGGTAGGGGGGGtacctgcccccccccctccagccctgccccagagGGTCCCAAACCAGGGAAGAcccccggaggaggaggagggatgggggcACCCCCAAAGCTCGGGGGGGGAACAAGGGGAGATGCAGGACTGggttcttccccccccacccagcagagACTCTGGGGTC
This genomic interval from Calonectris borealis chromosome 1, bCalBor7.hap1.2, whole genome shotgun sequence contains the following:
- the LEP gene encoding leptin produces the protein MRWPGVSLWGLLWLWLPLAGGRPVRLEKVQADTRNLTRTLSTRIQQLQLFPLTLKISGLEAIPGEGAPEGLGAMAHRLQLFQRLLGGLATGSLPLAQIANDMENLRSLLAALAAHLGCPPPRHPPGPPAPPGLPDLLAEAPHTAAGLALAQLRVCLDGIAARLDGLPAC